The Shewanella mangrovisoli genome has a window encoding:
- a CDS encoding DUF1302 domain-containing protein, giving the protein MKIVKKSFNKSALALGVASALSLLMVSNVNAVAFDWGEIKGTFDSTWTAGASWRVGERDWDGQIGKVNQPQFDWSNYSAFGNTKYTSAEIWAQPGSYSSNNDLSNLLYSQGDTTSEIVKGLHELSLKYENYGLFVRGMYFYDRKLNDGNYDYNDPLTGKEYDPCRDSKASEVQCKDIRLLDAFVYANFDLNDGANPLSIRVGNQVVSWGESTLIAHGIGEINPVDLNILNAPGAELKEAFRPQGMVWASLGITENLSVEGFYQYDWEPVWIPTPGSIFATNDFAGYGGYNQNAQLGFNANPDINLDFLTQEYQKLAGMIASGQTIPTQQLVAMALAYPTKVTLVQDEQAPSNGGQYGIKLGYYAPELGDTEFGFYFMNYHSRRPLISGTAADFSTGALLSDLAVLGQNASDINRELLLSLKSFSKAQIVYPEDIKLYGFSFNTSLGDTSVGAEIAHRQDEPLQIDDVELLFAGMPQQLANAGIRPDFDGISQIDGVQPGETVDGFIRLDTTQAQVTFTHLFGPTLGLDNLTMLAEVGGVWIHDMPGFDELRLNGPGTARSGGNPDMPGIIQALHNGPETNPFPTDFAWGYRLVAKADFNNLFAGVNMSPRLIFSHDVDGITPDPMFLFTEGRKSVALGLNFEYQNRWGADLSYNNFFGGVGTTNAMSDRDYISFNIKYSI; this is encoded by the coding sequence ATGAAAATTGTTAAAAAAAGTTTTAACAAGTCGGCGCTTGCTTTGGGGGTGGCGTCGGCATTGAGTTTATTGATGGTGTCGAATGTTAATGCGGTTGCGTTCGATTGGGGGGAGATAAAAGGGACTTTTGACTCGACTTGGACTGCGGGTGCCAGTTGGCGTGTCGGGGAGCGCGATTGGGACGGACAAATTGGTAAGGTAAACCAGCCGCAGTTTGATTGGTCAAATTACTCCGCATTTGGCAATACCAAGTACACTTCTGCTGAGATTTGGGCACAACCTGGTTCTTACTCTAGCAACAACGATTTAAGTAATTTACTTTATTCTCAAGGTGATACTACATCTGAAATCGTTAAAGGATTGCACGAGTTATCCCTTAAGTATGAGAACTATGGTCTGTTCGTTCGTGGCATGTACTTCTACGATCGCAAGCTAAACGATGGTAATTACGACTACAATGACCCATTAACCGGGAAAGAATACGATCCTTGCCGCGACAGCAAAGCTTCCGAAGTGCAATGTAAGGACATCCGTCTGCTGGATGCCTTCGTATATGCGAATTTTGATTTAAACGATGGTGCTAACCCGCTTTCTATCCGTGTCGGTAACCAAGTGGTTTCTTGGGGTGAAAGTACGCTGATCGCCCACGGTATTGGTGAAATCAACCCCGTCGATTTGAACATCCTGAACGCGCCTGGCGCGGAACTTAAAGAAGCCTTCCGTCCTCAGGGTATGGTGTGGGCCTCATTGGGGATCACCGAAAACTTATCGGTAGAAGGTTTCTATCAATATGACTGGGAACCTGTATGGATCCCAACCCCTGGTTCGATTTTTGCGACTAACGATTTCGCCGGTTACGGTGGTTATAACCAGAACGCGCAATTAGGCTTTAACGCTAACCCAGACATCAATTTAGACTTCTTGACGCAGGAATATCAGAAACTCGCTGGCATGATCGCCAGTGGTCAAACGATTCCTACACAGCAATTGGTGGCGATGGCACTGGCTTATCCCACTAAAGTGACGTTAGTTCAAGATGAGCAAGCGCCAAGCAACGGTGGCCAATATGGTATCAAGCTAGGTTATTACGCCCCTGAGTTAGGCGATACCGAGTTTGGTTTCTACTTTATGAACTACCACAGTCGTCGTCCACTGATCAGCGGTACCGCCGCCGACTTTAGCACTGGCGCATTGTTGTCTGACCTTGCGGTACTCGGCCAAAACGCGAGTGATATTAACCGTGAACTGTTGCTCAGCTTAAAGAGCTTCTCTAAGGCGCAAATTGTTTATCCTGAAGACATTAAACTCTATGGCTTTAGCTTTAACACCTCACTGGGTGATACCTCAGTCGGCGCTGAAATCGCTCATCGCCAAGACGAACCGCTGCAAATCGATGACGTAGAACTGCTGTTTGCGGGTATGCCACAACAGTTAGCCAACGCGGGTATTCGCCCCGATTTCGACGGCATTTCACAGATTGATGGCGTACAACCTGGCGAAACCGTTGACGGTTTTATTCGCCTCGATACCACTCAAGCGCAAGTCACTTTCACGCATTTATTCGGCCCTACCTTGGGATTGGATAACCTGACGATGTTGGCGGAAGTCGGCGGGGTATGGATCCATGATATGCCAGGTTTTGATGAACTGCGTCTCAATGGCCCAGGTACCGCGCGTTCTGGCGGTAACCCCGATATGCCTGGCATTATCCAAGCCTTACACAATGGTCCAGAAACCAACCCATTCCCAACGGATTTCGCGTGGGGATACCGTCTGGTGGCCAAAGCGGACTTTAACAACTTGTTTGCGGGCGTGAACATGTCTCCTCGGTTGATTTTCTCACACGATGTCGACGGTATTACGCCTGATCCTATGTTCCTCTTTACCGAAGGACGTAAGTCAGTGGCCTTGGGTCTGAATTTTGAATACCAAAACCGTTGGGGCGCAGACTTATCCTACAACAACTTCTTTGGCGGTGTAGGAACAACCAACGCGATGTCAGATCGTGATTATATTTCTTTCAATATCAAGTATTCGATCTAA
- a CDS encoding DUF2835 domain-containing protein, whose product MELYFKLNLSYREFLPYYQGLADKVEVRERQGRILWINGRHFRRFLTDNGIHGQFKLVLDDKGQFVSLEQLA is encoded by the coding sequence ATGGAATTGTATTTTAAGCTAAACCTAAGCTATCGAGAGTTTTTGCCTTACTACCAAGGCCTTGCCGATAAGGTTGAAGTGCGTGAACGTCAGGGGCGGATCCTCTGGATTAATGGCCGACATTTTAGGCGTTTTTTAACCGATAACGGTATCCATGGACAGTTCAAACTGGTGCTTGATGATAAAGGGCAATTTGTGTCGCTGGAGCAGTTAGCCTAA
- a CDS encoding DUF1329 domain-containing protein yields MKKLSILASAVMMALVAPVAMAKVSEADAAKLGNELTPLGAEKAGNADGSIPAWDGGITKPVAGYSKGMHHPDPFPEDKIEFTITNANKAQYKDFLTPGQMKLFELYPDTYKMNVYKTRRSASVPQFVYDATKANATRAELVAQGNGISGASIGIPFPIPANGLEAIWNHILRFRGVDVETSRSQAAPTADGSYTLVETAEEIRFEYSRPEITLDQLKASNTLFYFKQVVTQPARLAGTALLVKETMDQEALPRQAWTYNTGQRRVRKAPNVAFDTPGTVSDGLRTTDDFDMFNGSPVRYNWELVGKKEIYIPYNDYKLHSDKLKYDQILKPGHINPEFVRWEKHRVWEVKATLKDGMRHIYKTRVMYLDEDSWQVSIADLYDNRDELYRVAVAHGLNYYEVPTQWDTLEVFHDLQSRRYLAMGLDNQSGMYNFDAKLSEANFTPDALRREGIR; encoded by the coding sequence ATGAAGAAACTGTCGATATTGGCAAGCGCCGTGATGATGGCCCTTGTAGCACCTGTAGCGATGGCAAAGGTATCTGAAGCCGACGCCGCTAAATTGGGTAACGAATTAACGCCATTAGGCGCAGAAAAAGCCGGCAATGCCGATGGCTCTATTCCCGCTTGGGATGGCGGTATTACTAAGCCAGTTGCTGGATACTCTAAGGGGATGCATCACCCCGATCCTTTCCCTGAGGATAAAATTGAATTCACTATTACCAATGCGAACAAAGCCCAATACAAGGATTTCTTGACCCCGGGTCAAATGAAACTGTTTGAGCTTTACCCTGATACTTACAAGATGAATGTGTACAAAACGCGCCGCAGCGCATCAGTGCCACAATTTGTTTATGATGCGACCAAAGCCAACGCCACTCGCGCTGAATTAGTTGCACAGGGTAATGGTATCTCGGGCGCATCGATTGGTATTCCATTCCCAATCCCTGCCAATGGCTTAGAAGCGATTTGGAACCATATTCTGCGCTTCCGTGGTGTGGATGTTGAAACTTCACGTAGCCAAGCGGCACCGACGGCCGATGGCAGCTACACCTTAGTGGAAACCGCTGAGGAGATTCGTTTTGAATATTCTCGCCCCGAAATCACCCTTGACCAGTTAAAGGCCAGCAACACGCTGTTCTACTTTAAACAAGTGGTGACTCAGCCAGCTCGCTTAGCAGGTACGGCACTGTTAGTGAAAGAAACCATGGACCAAGAGGCGCTGCCACGCCAAGCATGGACCTATAACACGGGTCAGCGCCGCGTTCGTAAAGCACCCAACGTTGCCTTTGATACTCCGGGTACCGTATCCGATGGTTTGCGCACCACAGACGATTTCGACATGTTTAACGGCTCACCTGTGCGTTATAACTGGGAGCTTGTGGGCAAGAAGGAAATCTATATTCCATACAACGACTACAAATTGCACTCAGACAAGCTGAAATATGACCAGATTTTAAAACCCGGTCATATCAATCCTGAGTTTGTTCGTTGGGAAAAACACCGCGTATGGGAAGTGAAGGCGACCTTAAAAGACGGTATGCGCCACATCTACAAAACCCGTGTGATGTATCTTGACGAAGACTCATGGCAAGTCTCGATTGCCGATCTGTATGACAACCGTGATGAACTCTACCGTGTGGCGGTTGCCCACGGCTTGAACTACTACGAAGTCCCAACCCAGTGGGATACCTTAGAAGTGTTCCACGACCTACAGTCCCGTCGTTATTTGGCCATGGGCTTAGACAACCAGAGTGGGATGTATAACTTCGATGCCAAGTTGAGTGAAGCAAACTTCACCCCAGACGCGCTGCGTCGCGAAGGTATCCGTTAA
- the pepN gene encoding aminopeptidase N has product MTQAQAKYLKDYQAPQFTIETIDLDFNLDGKNTLVKAVSKVKRTSSHTNPLVLDGESLTLVSVTIDGQAATYHASEGQLSIETSLNEFELTIITQLDPEANSSLEGLYMSDGAYCTQCEAEGFRRITYFLDRPDVLAKYTVRIEANKLAFPFLLSNGNLIEKGELDGGRHYVRWQDPFPKPAYLFALVAGDFDLLQDEFITRSHRKVVLQVFVDKGNLHKAHHAMASLKKSMAWDESRFDLEYDLDIYMIVAVDFFNMGAMENKGLNIFNTKYVLADTLTATDEDYHGIESVVGHEYFHNWTGNRVTCRDWFQLSLKEGLTVFRDQEFSSDLGSRAVNRIHAIKVIKNQQFAEDSGPMAHPIRPESVIEMNNFYTVTVYNKGAEVIRMMHTLLGEVHFQAGMKLYFKRHDGQAVTCDDFVAAMEDASGIDLTQFRLWYSQAGTPIVTASDSFDAETGTYQLTLKQTLAGCASPLHIPFSLELLDEKGQSLVNQVLDFTQAEQVFTFEGMRHKPVASLLQDFSAPVKLHYLFEIDQLVHLMRFASSEVARWEASVTLVSQAIWQNVAHLQQHHTMTLDERVKDSFKGALLDELLDQALMAEMLAIPSASALIEQTDTVDLDALALAREFVLTELAAYCEDELTALYRLLVNRDCTKARALKNQCLNWLSRVSSEAESFVVEQFDKAANMTDSLGALSAANVGSLPCRAHLMAMFEARWRDTPLVMDKWFMLQATHDVEGVIDSLRQLQQHASFSMSNPNRVRSLIGSFAAGNIYQFHRADGKGYEFLTECLISLNKLNPQVAARMVTPLIQFSKFDAARQAKIKACLTRLLALPELSKDLFEKVSKALAQ; this is encoded by the coding sequence ATGACACAAGCTCAAGCAAAATACCTTAAAGATTATCAAGCTCCCCAGTTCACGATCGAAACCATTGATTTAGATTTTAATCTCGATGGTAAAAACACTCTGGTTAAAGCCGTTAGCAAAGTTAAACGCACTTCTTCCCACACCAATCCCTTAGTGCTCGATGGTGAAAGTTTGACCTTGGTGAGTGTGACCATTGATGGACAAGCGGCGACGTATCACGCAAGTGAAGGGCAGTTGTCCATCGAGACAAGCCTGAATGAATTTGAGTTGACCATCATCACCCAACTCGATCCCGAGGCTAACTCAAGCCTCGAAGGGCTCTATATGTCCGACGGCGCCTACTGTACTCAGTGCGAAGCCGAGGGCTTTAGACGTATCACTTACTTTCTCGACCGCCCCGATGTATTAGCCAAATACACAGTGCGAATCGAGGCCAATAAGCTGGCGTTTCCGTTCCTGCTCAGTAATGGCAACTTGATTGAAAAAGGCGAGCTCGATGGGGGGCGCCATTATGTGCGCTGGCAAGATCCCTTCCCAAAACCCGCCTATCTGTTTGCCTTAGTCGCTGGCGATTTCGATCTGCTGCAGGATGAGTTTATCACCCGTAGTCATCGCAAAGTGGTACTGCAGGTGTTTGTCGATAAAGGTAATTTACACAAAGCGCACCATGCTATGGCGTCCCTGAAAAAGTCCATGGCTTGGGATGAGTCCCGTTTTGACCTCGAGTACGACTTAGATATCTACATGATAGTCGCCGTCGACTTTTTCAATATGGGGGCGATGGAAAACAAAGGCTTAAACATCTTTAATACCAAGTATGTGTTGGCCGATACCTTGACCGCAACCGACGAGGATTACCACGGCATTGAATCTGTGGTCGGCCATGAGTATTTCCACAACTGGACGGGGAACCGCGTGACTTGCCGTGACTGGTTCCAATTAAGCCTCAAGGAAGGCTTAACCGTGTTTCGCGATCAGGAATTTAGTTCGGATCTAGGTTCGCGTGCCGTGAACCGAATTCACGCGATTAAAGTCATCAAAAACCAGCAGTTTGCTGAAGACTCAGGCCCAATGGCGCATCCGATCCGCCCCGAGTCTGTGATTGAGATGAATAATTTTTATACTGTTACTGTGTATAACAAGGGCGCCGAAGTTATTCGCATGATGCACACCCTGTTGGGTGAAGTCCATTTCCAAGCGGGGATGAAGTTATACTTCAAACGCCACGATGGCCAAGCCGTGACTTGCGATGATTTTGTCGCGGCGATGGAAGATGCCAGTGGTATAGATTTAACGCAATTCCGTCTCTGGTATAGCCAAGCAGGCACGCCAATTGTCACCGCAAGTGACAGTTTTGATGCCGAGACTGGGACTTACCAGTTAACCCTCAAGCAAACCTTAGCGGGCTGTGCTTCACCTTTGCATATTCCCTTTAGCTTAGAGCTGTTAGATGAGAAAGGGCAGTCGCTGGTAAATCAAGTGCTTGATTTTACTCAAGCAGAGCAAGTCTTTACATTTGAAGGTATGCGCCATAAACCCGTGGCATCCTTACTACAGGATTTCTCTGCACCGGTTAAATTACATTATCTCTTTGAAATCGATCAACTGGTGCATTTGATGCGCTTTGCCTCGAGTGAAGTGGCACGTTGGGAGGCGTCGGTTACGCTCGTGAGCCAAGCGATTTGGCAAAATGTGGCGCATTTACAGCAACATCACACCATGACCTTAGATGAGCGCGTGAAAGACAGTTTCAAAGGTGCCTTACTCGATGAGTTGTTAGATCAGGCGCTGATGGCGGAAATGTTAGCCATACCATCGGCCTCAGCTTTGATTGAGCAAACCGACACGGTCGATTTAGATGCCTTAGCCCTAGCCCGCGAATTTGTGCTCACAGAGCTTGCCGCCTATTGTGAAGATGAATTAACGGCGCTGTATCGCTTATTGGTAAACCGTGATTGCACAAAAGCGCGAGCGCTGAAAAACCAATGTCTTAACTGGTTGAGCCGAGTCAGTAGCGAGGCCGAAAGCTTTGTGGTTGAGCAGTTTGATAAGGCAGCCAATATGACTGACTCACTCGGCGCATTAAGTGCGGCGAATGTCGGCTCGTTACCTTGCCGCGCACATTTGATGGCAATGTTTGAAGCCCGCTGGCGCGATACGCCGCTGGTGATGGACAAATGGTTTATGCTGCAGGCGACCCATGATGTGGAAGGGGTGATTGATAGCTTGCGTCAATTACAGCAGCACGCGAGCTTTAGCATGAGCAATCCTAACCGCGTGCGTTCACTGATTGGCAGTTTCGCGGCCGGGAATATTTATCAGTTCCACCGCGCCGATGGCAAAGGTTACGAATTTTTAACTGAATGCCTTATCAGCTTAAATAAACTCAACCCGCAGGTTGCAGCGCGTATGGTGACGCCACTCATTCAATTCAGTAAGTTTGATGCGGCGCGTCAGGCCAAGATCAAGGCTTGTTTAACGCGATTACTGGCATTACCAGAGCTTTCAAAGGACTTATTTGAGAAAGTATCTAAAGCCTTAGCGCAATAA